A window of Lusitaniella coriacea LEGE 07157 genomic DNA:
AATCGCCGTCCTGAAAAACTCCAGTCAACGCTGGATTGAAATTAACCTCTCCACTCAGCGACTCATTGCTTGGGAAGGCGGACAATCCGTTTATGCTGTGATCATCTCCACCGGAAAACCCGCAACGCCAACCCGTCCCGGCATCTTTGCCATTCAGGACAAACAACCCTCTGCCCGTTTGCGCGGTTCCAACTTTGACGTACCCGATGTCCCCTTTATCCTCTACTACGACGGCGGTTCCGCCATTCACGGTGCCTACTGGGTCAATCGCTTCGGTCAACCCGTCAGCCACGGAAGCATCTACATGGCGGTCAATCACGCTCGATGGCTCTACAATTGGGCATATGTGGGCGTACCCGCGATCGTTCATCATTAAACAGGATAATCTCTGGCTAATAGCGCTGCTTGAGTGCGATCGCGCACCTGCAATCGATGCAAAATATTAGTAATGTGATTTTTCACGGTCTTCTCTGCAATAAACAGCGTTTGAGCGATTTCCCTATTGCTCGCACCCGTTGCAATTAAACCTAAAATTTCCTTCTCCCTAGGGGTTAATTCATCCCAACCCGGTGGCGGACTCGGTGCGGTGAGGGAAGGGATTTGCCCTTGTATCATTTTCTGCACCAAACCCGGTGCGAGTTGCGTGTATCCCTTATCCACCGCATGAATTGCCTGCACGAGATCGTCTGGGGGCGTATCTTTGAGTAAATACCCCGCTGCGCCCCACTGTATCGCCCGCGATACGTATTCATCGTCATCAAAGGTGGTCAAAACTAAAACTTTGGTTTGGGGGAATTGCTGACAGATTTCCCGCGTCGCCGCTACACCGTCCATCACGGGCATTCGCACGTCCATTAAGACCACATCGGGATGCAGTTGGGCGACTTTTTCAATCGCCACTTTTCCATTCTCTGCTTCTCCCACAATAGCTAGGGTGGTTTCGGGTTTGAGCAGGGCTTTTAAGCCCCGTAAAATGAGACTTTGATCGTCAACTAATAGAATGCGAATCATAAAACTGGCATTTTCCTTAAGGATGTGGAACTGAGAATCGATCCAATATAATTTCTACTGAAGCGAAGATAGCGTATCCCTAATTCTGGAG
This region includes:
- a CDS encoding response regulator, coding for MIRILLVDDQSLILRGLKALLKPETTLAIVGEAENGKVAIEKVAQLHPDVVLMDVRMPVMDGVAATREICQQFPQTKVLVLTTFDDDEYVSRAIQWGAAGYLLKDTPPDDLVQAIHAVDKGYTQLAPGLVQKMIQGQIPSLTAPSPPPGWDELTPREKEILGLIATGASNREIAQTLFIAEKTVKNHITNILHRLQVRDRTQAALLARDYPV
- a CDS encoding L,D-transpeptidase; protein product: MQHHHLHKRLRWLGTVLISTTLTLTALNIGSIPEPLFAQPSQEQISQRIAVLKNSSQRWIEINLSTQRLIAWEGGQSVYAVIISTGKPATPTRPGIFAIQDKQPSARLRGSNFDVPDVPFILYYDGGSAIHGAYWVNRFGQPVSHGSIYMAVNHARWLYNWAYVGVPAIVHH